Genomic window (Candidatus Desulfarcum epimagneticum):
TACCAGGCGCGGCCCTTTCCTTCGCCCACGGAGCGGGGCTGGTAAATATTGACGGCGCCGCCGCATGCCACCATCATGGTCTTGCATTTGATGATGTACACTTTGTTTTCCCGAACGGAAAAACCCACGGCTCCGGCGATCTGGTTTTCTTTGTTGGCGTCGAGAAGCAGCTCCACGATGAAGCAGCGCTCGATGATGTTGTCATCGCCCAGGGCGAGTTTGGCGGCTTCGGCGACGATTCTTTTGTAGGACTCGCCGTTGATCATGATCTGCCACTTTCCGGTGCGGACAGGAGCGGCTCCACCTTTGAGGCTGCCCTGTTTCAGGCCTTTTTTTCCGTCCAGGTTTTTCCCGTCATCGGTTTTTTTCCATACGGGAAGTCCCCACTCCTCAAACAGATGAACCGAATCATCCACGTGGCAGCCCAGATCGAAGATCAGGTCTTCGCGGACCAGGCCCATGAGGTCGTTTCGGACCATGCGGACGTAATCTTCAGGAGAATTGTCGCCGATGTAGGTGTTGATGGCCGAAAGGCCCTGGGCCACGGCGCCGCTTCGCTCCATGGCGGCCTTGTCGCACAGAAGAACGCTCTGTCCGTCTTCCATCCATTTTTTAATTTCAAACGCGGTGCCGCAGGCGGCCATTCCGCCGCCGACTATCAAAATATCGACCTCGCGCTCCTCAACCTCAGGATTTCCGATGGCCGGGAGTTCGCCCCTGACTTGTGTCGGTAATGCCATATGATGCCTCCTATATCAAATCTGTCTGTTTTTTTGAATATGTGGTGTCTTAAACGCTCAAACTGTTTCGACGCGGGTTACGCGGTCTCTTTCGGGACGGGAAGCTCATAGCCGTCGGCTTCCTGGGTGGACAGAAGTCCGCTTTCCAGGTCTTTTCCCTTAAGGTCCGGATACGCGTTGGCCGATCCTTCCGGAGTGGTCCGGATGGGGAACTTGAATCTTTTGATCAGGCCGTTTCTGAATTTGCAGGTCCACATGACATCCTCGGTTCCCATCATGGGCATGATGCTGCTTCCCAGGGGCACAAAGTCGGAGTATCCCCGGACCTCAATGGCCTGCGTGGGGCATATTTTGACGCATGAAAAGCATTCCCAGCACTGATCCGGCTCCTGATTGTAAGCCTTCATGGCGTTGGTGTCCAGGACCATAAGGTCATTGGGACAAATGTACATGCATGCGGTTTTGTCCCCGCCCTTGCAGCCGTCACATTTTTCAGCTATTACAAAACTTGGCATTGATTAATCCTCCTGATTCGGTTTGAAATATACTTGTAAACGATTCCGATATGGGGGCTTTTAAAAACCCCGTTTTGACCTTAATTCTGTTTTGATCCCTCCTTTCCGTTAAGTCGCCGTTCATATCATGGATGATGCCGGCTTTGTGAAATTGATGATGTCGCGTGTTGTATTCATATGGATGAGTCTGCGTCAAAGGTTTGAAAGCCTTTGACATAAAAAATTCAAGTCGAATATATTTTCCCATATTGAATAAAGCGCGAATTTACCATCGCCTTTTCGTGTTGTCAAGAACTTTCAGAAGGGCGCCGCCGGCGCTGACCCATGAGCCAAAACGCCGCTCCCGGGAAATCCCCGAAAGCGGCGTTTTGGCCGATGAGTCCGGCGGGCCGTTTAAGGCGCGGCCGGGGATTCGAGCAGGGGTTGGGCCGGCGCGTCATTCGACGCGTCGCTTCCGGGCCGGGAGACCCGAAGGACCCGGATGTTAAAGCGGGCCGGCGCGCTTTGGTCCTCGCCGTTCCGGTCCTTTCCGCCGCCGTCTTTTAAGACCGCGGTCACAGACGTTTTCCCGCTTCTGTTCCGACGGGGCGTGAACGTGAGGGTCCCGCCGGAAGAGATGGCGGGCTGGACCGCGAACAAGGACGGGCGCGAGGCTTTGACCTCAAAACGAAGTCTTTGCCCCGACTCGTCGGCCGGGCCGGCGCTGATGTGTTTCGCCCAGTTTCTCAAAACCCGCCTTCCGGCGCTCTGCCGGACCCGGATGTCGGCGCCTTTTGAAAACGACGGCGCGTCGTTCACGGAACGAACCGTGATCCCGAGCGTCACAGGCGCGCTTTGATCCGCGCCCCCGTTTTCCACTCCCCCGTCGTCTTTGGCCAGGACCGTGACACGGGCCTGTCCGTTTTGATCCGGGGCCGGGGCAAAGCTTAAAACCCCGTCTGAAGAGATGGCGGGCTGGGTGGAAAAAAGCCCCGGACTGCTTGTTGAAACCAGCGTGAATTGAACCGTCTGGTCTTTTTCGTTTTCAGGCCCCGGCAGGATGTCCTGGGCCCAGCCGGACAAAGGAACGCGCTGAAGACCCGCGTCCTCGTCCACGCTCTGCTCCGCGGCCGAAAAAGACGGCGGATCGTTCACCGGGCGGGCCGTGATCGTAAACCGGACCGGCGGCTCGTTTTCATCCAGATCAATTCCGCCGTGATCCCTTCCCCCGTCGTCTTTTAACCGAACCGTCACATTCGCCACTCCGTTGGCGTCGGGGCGAAGCATGTAGGAAAGGGTCCCGTTTTCGTCCATGACCGGGGCCTGGTGGAAAAAATTCGGGACGGCGCCCGGCGCCGTTTCACGGTCGTGGGTCAACACAAAGGCCGTCGCCTGATCCGACTCGTTTTTCGGCCCTTTGGCGATCTCCGACGCCCATTTTTCAACGACCTGGGCCCCTGAGTCCTCAATGATATTCAGGTCCGGCCCCCTGACAAAGGACGGGGGATCGTTCACCGGACGGACCTGGATCACGGCCGGGGCGCTTTGCGCGCTGTAAGGATGATATTCCCCGTTTTCAGACACATCCGCCGTTCTTCCGGGCCGGCCTTTGGTTTGGTCCCAGGCCCGGAAGGCGATTTGCGCCGTCCCGTTCCAGTCCGCCGACGGAACAAAGCGGATTCCGGCCGTCGGCTCAAGAAGCCGGGCGTTTGTCTCGCCCGCCGACACAAAGGCCGTCCAGTCCCCGCCGGGGCGGCGGTATTCCCACCGGCCCCCGTCGCTTTTGGCCGAGATCACGGCCATGCCGATTTCATCGCCCTCGGGGTCCGACGCGCCTTGCAAAAAGCGCGAAACCATATCCCCGGCGCTGTCCCTTTCATCCTCCGGAATCGGGGAAAAGTCCGGAACGCTCCCCGGCAATGACGGCGCGTTGTTCACATAAGCCGGCCACGCCCCGAACACCGACATGTCTTCGTTGCCCAAATCGTCCACGGCGCTCACCGCGTGCTGATACCATTCCCCGGCGTCGGCCGACGCGTCCACATAAGAGGTCCGCTCTGCGGAGACGATCTCCGCCAGGGGAATCAAACCCGCCACATTCTTTATCTTCCCTGACCCAAAGGATCTCTTGCGATAAATTCTCCATTTGGCGAAATCCTTTCCCTTGTTTGAGATCGGGCTCCAGGACAGCGATATGGCGTTGTAAGTCCCCGATCCCGGGGTTTTGTCCGGAACCGCCTTCAAACCTTTGACTTTTTCAGGGGGGGTGGTGTCTTTGACCACAGAGCCCAGGTCCGCGAAATCGCTGGCGTTTCCGAAAATATCCATGCTCCTGACACGGGCGTGGAGCGCCCCGTCATCCCCGGTCTTCACTGAATACGACGCGTTTTTCATGAACAGATCAAACACATCCCCGGACGCGTCCGAAACAAATGAGGCGTTCCGGGCGATCTGGAGATGATAAAAAATGCTTCCGGGCTCCCCGGCCGAATGCCTCCAGGACACCTTCACAGACCCTTTTCGGGTCTTTCCCGAAAGCTTTTCCACAGGAACCGGGGCCGGCACGGATGAGGGGCCGCTTCTTAAAAATTCCCGCAGACGGTCCGCCCCGGCCCGAAAACCCTCGCCCCCATGGTTATACAGCGCGATGATATGATCCAGGTAATCCGACGGCATTCGTTCCCCGAACTCCTCGTGGAAGCGCGCCCATGACACCCCGGGCAAAGAGGACAGGCGGACATGCCCGTCTTTTGCGATAAAGGCCAGTCTCCGGCCGTCATCGGAAAAATCAAAACCCGACATTCCTGTGGAGGCGTATGAATGAATTTTATGCCACAGGGGCAGGTGGTCTTTGTCCGGGGAAAACGCCGCGCAGTACAAATTCCCGCTTGAGTCCGAAGCCGCCAGCATGGCTTTCCCGCTGAATGTGTCGCTTCCCCAGTCATAATAAAATAAGTCAAAGCCCGACGGCGCAAACGGATGAATCCTTTCCCCGTCATACACTCCGAAATTGCCATGGATTTTTTTCCAGGGCTCCGATGAAGAGCCGGAATAATAAAGGCCCCGGTCTTCGTCCACCCCGATGATCGCCCCGCCGGCCAGGGGAAATATGTCCACAATCTTTGCCCCGGACGGATTGACCCTGGGGTCCTTTCTCAACGTCCAGCTCCACACATTTGAATCGATCAGGCCCATGGCCCGGGCCGAATCCATTGTTTTTTTGAACAGATCGCCGGAAGATTTCCCATTCAGGCCAAACAGTCCCATGCCGGGAATCTTAAAAGAAGATGAAGACCCGTACCGGTAAAGGGAGCCGTCGGTGTCCAGCGCCCAGACCCGGCCGTCTCTTCCCGGGGCCATGGCCTTGAGCCGGGCGCGGGCGGGAACCTGTTTCATGGGCTCCGTCATATGCCACCACGCGTCCTGGCCCTCATGGTCTTTCATTCTGGCGTAAAGAGACCGGTCTTTCCAGGCGAACAAAAGCCCCCCGGGCCCTGTGCCGAAATCGTCGAACAGATACTGGGGAGGCGGCTCGTCTTCGGCCCCGGAGAAAATCGCCATGCCGATGAACCCGCCTGCGGGACCCCCCAACAGGAAGGCCGCGGCGCCCGACGCCAGAAGAATATCTCCTTCAAAAATTTCCAGAGCCTTTTTGTAATCCTTATTTCGAATGGCATCGTAAATATTTTGAGGATCAGAGACCGTCTTTCCCAAAATCGTTTCCCCTGCGCTTTTGAGGCCGCTGCCGACGCTTTTGAGGCCATCGCCAATAGAACTCCCAAACCCGGCCATATAAATCCGGCCCGGATAAGGGCCGGCAAGCGGAGCATCCCCGCCCGGAAGATTTTGCGCCATAAATCTCACGGCGGACAGATCATCGCCCTCCACCGGCACATAGGCGCGGCTCACATGATGGAAACCCGCCTGATCCGAAAGACCCAGCGCCGCCAGACTGTAATAGGAATGCCCGAGCCTGTGCCTTTCCCGTGAAATAAAAGACCCCCCGCCGAATTTGACCCGGGTCTTGGTCGATTCAGGGTCGGCGATTTTGTTTGTGTTTCCCTGATCCATACCCAGCAGATGGGTTAAAAAATTCATGGATTTTTGGTTGAAACTCCAAATTTTTTCGCCGATCGCTTTTATTAACCCCGGGGGCTTTTGATTTTCGCATTCGTCTTTATACACGCATTCCCCGGGCCCGGCGTGAGTGAGGGTTAAAACCGTCTCAGGCGCCGGGGCCGCCATGGCGTCGCAGGACGCCCCGGCAAGGGACTCAAAACGCCCGCATCTCCAGCTCAAAGGGTATGCGTCATGGGACGCGTCCAGCCATAAGCGCTCGGGATAGGGCGGGGCGCCCCATTCACGGGTCCCGTCCTCACGGGTGTGGAAGGCCGCCCCTTCACGGCACAAAGCCCCCCTGGCATAAATCGCGGACTGCCATTCGTGAACGCGCAGGTCGGGCATGCTGTCCAGGTATCCGCACGCGGGAGCGGGCGCGGCGATTTTGGCCGATTCCGGCACAATTTCGTCGTGAGCCGAAAACACGCCGGAGCTGTCCGGCTCCATGTTCACCCAAAGACTGCGGGAGCCGTCCAGAACCGCCAGACGTCTGCCGTCATGAGAAAGGCTGAAATCCGTGATCCCGCTTTCCGAGACCTGTGTCTTTTTCCATCGCAAAGGACCCTGATCCGTCCCTTTTAAATAAAGCGCGTAGTAAATATTGCCTCCCGAATCCGACGCGGCCAGGGACACATCCTCCCCAAAGGCGAAAATCTCAAACGCCACAGGCTCAAATGACCCGCCGCCCGGAATTGAGAAGTCATTTTCCACTGTCTGCCAGGCGGAATGGCGTCCGGCGGAATAATAAAGCCGGTTTGCATGGTCCGCCGCCATAAGGGCGTCCCCGGAAAGGGCGAAAATCTCCCGGATATTCGCCGGAAGCCCCGTCCTTTTTTCGGCATGCAGCCTCCAGTGATGGGGATGATACAGATCGTCATAGGAAAGGGAGGACGCGTCCCCGGGCGGGGCGAACAGGTAAATGTCGCCGGCGTCATCCAGAAGCCACGTCATGGTGTCATAATAGTAATGTTTTCCAAAAACGATTTTGACTTCATGGGCGTTTGTGGACATGGACCGGATATTTCGCCCCGGCGGCAGCCCCGCCCGTGTCAGCTCCATCCACGGGGAATCCTGCTTGCCGTTCGGATCGTCATGGCTGTGTTTTACCCACAGCCGCGACCCTTTCCATCCAAAGCGTGTCATTCCTCTGGAGGCCGCGACACCGTCGAATCTCATGTCCTGACTCTCAAACCGAATCCTTCCCCCGGACATGGCGTTTTTAACCTTAAAAAACATATCAGCGGCCGACGTTATGCTGTCGTCCACCACAAGCGACAGAAAGGCATGGCCCACCGGCGAGGATTCCATGGCATCCAGGGTTTTCTCAATCTTCCAGGCGTGATCCACCCGATGATACCCCGGGTCCTCGATAAAATGGGTCCGCAAAGACTCCCGGCCGGATATCTTTCCAAACATCGGAGCCTTGCCCGCGTCCAGACCGACCAGCGGATAAAACGGCCGGGGACCCCGGCCCGGGGCCTCGGAAAAAACCGCGTCCCAGATATCAACTCTGGAAAGACTCAAAGATTCATGGGCCTTGAGCATGCCGGGCCAGGCGTTTTCAAACTCCCCGGGTCCGGTCTCCAGCGCCCGGGCCCTTCGCCTTGCCTCCGGAGTCTTCGGTTCGGCGGGCGTGTCCATGGAAGAGGTCCGGATGACGGCTGAAAGTTTTTTCACCTCCCCTCCCGTTTTGACATACAAATCCCCGCCGGGGCCCACGGCCACGCCCTCAAGCTCCAAAGGCGCGTCATAAGTCTTTTGAATGTCTTTTCCCTTCATCCAGTTGACGCATGACCATGACGCGTGGCCGTCTTTTATGGAATCCGCGATAAAATCTATCAGGCCCACGCCGATCTCCACCGCCGCCACAACCATCCAGGCTATGGGGTCCGCAAGAGCCGCCCCCGCCTCCGAGGCCTCTCCCGCCGCCTCCAGGTCCAGCGTCCCCGCCTCAACGGCTTCCCCCACGGTTTCAAATCCCGATTCCGACGCGATTTCCGACATTTCAGTTATCTCCGTTCCGGAGGCTTCACAAAAATCCGAAGCGGTCCGGGTCCTTCCCGAAAATTCTGTTGTTATCCTGTGCCGCACGCCGCCGGGTCCCCTTTTCCAAAGACCATCACCCGGGGAGTTGGGATACGACGGGATTTCCGGGCTTATGCCCGGCTCGCCCTCAATCCCCTGGCCGGGCGGGGTGGAAGGCCTGGAGGGAGGGTTCGGAACGGGATCAGGCATACGGCTGCGCGTGGGGGGACGGTATTTATGAGCCTCGCGTCCTGCTCCTAATCCGGGAATAAGCCCCAGGCTCATCACGGTCAGGCATTCGTTTCGGTTTTTAATAATATACTCACTTTCGGCCCCGGGGTCGCTTTGGGAAACGGTCTTTTTGCCCATGGAGGGCAGAATCAGCTTCCGGGGAGCGGCCCCCGGATCGTTCATATCCCACAGCCTTAAGTACGAATTCTTCAATTCGTTGACCAGAAAGGCGAAATACTTCCGGCCCCCCATGGAAAACGCCGTCGCGGCGCTCTCCTGCAGAATCACGCCCTGATCTCCCTCTTCTTCAAGCATGGGAATATTCAAAGCCAGGGGGCTTCCCCAGTCGGACCCGCCCGCGCTCTTTCGATACAGATGGTTGTCATAAATCCCGATCAGCTCGTCCCCGGCGGGAAAGGCCGTCACCTCCCGGGACCGGATGACATCCGGAACCCGGCGGGAAACCAGATCGTTGAACATTCGCGTGTGGGACGGGTCCGGCGGCTCAAAATTCGGGCTGTACCTGACGACCCTGTCCACCCTTTGAATATCCTGAATCACAACAGACAAATCCCCGGAAGCCGCCGATATGCTTCCGTTGACCACCGTCCCCCCGCCGGCGCTTCCCCGGATGGTGACGTTTCGGTTTGCCGTCACGTTCCCGATGTCATGCGCGCCCGGCCCCAGCCGAATCACGCTCCCTTCCGGCGCCGCGTCTATGGCCGTTTGAAGCCAATGGCCGGCGTCGGGTTTCAAAGAAAAAATCAGGCCGCTTTCCCCGGCCATGGAGATGGCTGTCCGGGGATTGATTTTAAAGAAAAAACCGTCTATGACGCAGGTCTTGGCGGCCGGGCCCGTGTTGGCTCCAAGGGCCTTGATCGCTTCAATCTGATCTTCGGAAAACGGGGCGCTTTGCGCCGGCATTACCACGAATTTCACGCTTTGAATATGGCTGGGAATATAAAAATAAGGCCCCGGCTCAGGCGTGTGGGTCGCGCCCTGCTCCAAGACAATGATTCCTCCCGCGGGAGGCGCCAGCCACAGCGCCTGCTGAAGGTCCAAATGGCCCTGGCCTGTCTGCAAAACATCCTCAAAAGACGAAACCGCGCCCTGGTCATGCAAGGGATCATACCCGCGATCCATGTGGCGAATCTCCACCCCGGTCGGAACCCCGTCGCCATCATGGTCCATCCGATAGTCCGACGCCCGGGCGATCCGGACGGGATTTCCATCCACCAGTCTCACCTTCAGCCGGCCTTTTGAATTTTGACCGACCTTTAAATAATCCTCTGCGTTTCCAAAAAGAAACCCGTATAAATGGGGTGAAAAAGGAACGGGACCCAGAACATCGGAAAACAATCTTTCATAACCGGTATCGGTTTTTCGATATATTTTGATGGTCGCCCGCCGGCTGTCATAATAGGAGGCATTGACAGTGTTTCCCCTGAAAAGCGTGACTCTGATCTCCTGGCCGGAACCAATCTCCCCAAGGCTCAATTCCCGTCCGGCGCCGTTTGCGTGATGGGTCAATTTCAACTCAATCCCGATTCCGCTTTTCACCCCGTATAAATCAATCCCGCCTCCTTTCAGGATATAACAGGCCGGGTCGGCGTCGTCGCCGTCGGATGAGGAGAACATGGAATCTTGCGATAAATTGGAAAGCAGATGAATTTTTTCATAAGCGCCGGGAAGCTGAGTGAATTTAAATGTCATCCCCATGCCGAATCCAGTTTGATAGGGGCGCGGCGTCAGGCTGGAAATCTTATACGCCTCCAACTGCCCCGCGTCCCGTCCCATGGTCACAAAACCGTCCCCGTCCAGGAAACGGTCGGCTCTGCCTGTCCGCTCAAAAAAATTCCGAACGCTTCCCGAGCCATCAAACGCGGTGAATTTTTTAAACCGCGTGTCCGTTGACGCGTCAATCCCCGCGATGACCGGGACAAATTCCAGGAAGTCTTCGTGAAGATCGCCCGGCGCGTCCCCGGCAGGCGGGCAGGAAGGCTGGGGCGTTTCAGCGGATTGGGTGGAAAACCTTCTGGCGTCGGGATGAGGAGGCGGTTGAGCGCAGCCTCCTTGAGGGAGAAGGGGGGTAAGTATTGGCAACCATTCCCAAACGGGCTGTCCGCCTGCAACCGCTGGAACAGGTTGAACGCCTGGGATATTCATCATATTAGCTGGGGGGTGTTGTCCGTTGAGCGGGTGGCCCTGAATAAGGACTGCTTGGTGATGCTCAGGATGCGGTTGTGCGGGCGCGGCTGGAGGCGCGACGGCGGTGGAGGGGGGAGGGGTTGTGGTATACACACCTTGAATCGTCCCCTGAAAGCCCCCATTCAGAAACTCTACCTCCGCATGGACTGCGAGAGCGCCGGCCAGGATTATAACATTTTCAGGACTGGGCATCGTGAAGTACACGCCTTGTATAGGCTCTTGCTGTCCTATTATCACAACTCCGGCAAGATGAGCGTCACTGTCTTCCCCCGGCGGAGCCAGGTTTTGCATAATTATTGACAAATGAGGTTGAACGCCTTCAAAATGTGCGTTTGGATTATCCGGCAAATCGAAATCAACGCCACCAGAATCATTGGTTAATTGTTGGCTGTCAGCCAGATCATAAAGCGGTCCATGATAATTCTGGAATTCTGTTTCAGGGCCCCAAGGATCCAGCATATCAGCCCATTGTTCACCTTGGCCCGCCGCTTCCTGCGTCACCTCAACCGTCTCAACCGCCGCCGGCCCGGCGGGAAGCCACTGAACGCCCACGTTTTGCACAGCAGTCACCACCCACTGGTCAAGATGCATTCCAGCAGTCCCTTGCCCTTGCACATAATTTAATTGCACAGCGATAACGGCTTGAGGCCCCCCTCCCTGTGCAGCATGCGTCTCAATAAACAAAAGCGCTTGAGTATGGTCGTCCGTGAAAAAAATTTGTCCCCCCGCATTCAGATTTATAATCGTTTGGTGAGTAAGAGTTACCTCCTCTAAATGTTGAAAGCCTGTATATTCGTGACCGCCAAAAAAAAACGATGGCTGAAGAACCGCTGTGGGGTGATTATGAAAAAAATCGCCCGGGAAAACCGCTGCGCCCGCCAGGAGAGGAATTCCTGGCCCTGTCATCTCCATCAATCCATGAAGAACGCCCCAAAGAGTTCTATGATTCCCATCATAATGAAGCATAAACCGCCTGGCATGAAAAGCCGGCGGAAGCTGAACGTGAAACTGGGCCGGGACCGCATGGCCTTGAGCGTTCTGAACAGGAGGATCAAGAGAACCTCCGGCATGATGCCCCACAGGATGATGGGCCGGCGCGGGTGCGGGGCCGGGATTTTCAGGGCGGGGAAAATCCCCCCCTCTGCGCCCTCCACCCTTTCCTCTTGGAGGGCCATACCAGCGAGGGGTTTGTCCTGGGTTCCCTCTTAGTTGAGTTGCGGGAGTATTTTCAAGCATCTTTAATGCCTTTTTTACTCGCTCTATGAAATGGAATACTGTGTTATAGTATTCCGAACCGTGGTAATATATTGGGCGCCCTTTAAGGACGTCTGAAATTCCCTTGTCTGCCAACATAACGCTAAAACCACCCGTCGGCTCCACTAGAATTTTATTCGCTTGCTGAAGAATATAAAGAAGTTGGTCTAAAATAGATATTAACTCATTTTGTTTTATCTTGCATTTTGAGCGACCCTTCTGTGCACTTGGGATGGTTATTACGCCCCCCGCTGGGCGAACCTCTCTTATCCGTTGAATCAATTTTTCAATTTCGGCGATCATTCTCTCAAGCTTTTCATGTCCCGCATAAACCTCAGGCGCGGAAAACCGGGGCGGATAAGTGACGGCCGAAAACGGCCCGGCGAGCAGCGCCGCTGAAATCACGATACAGATGATTTTTCTGATTTTTTTGATTGATCCGAACGTTTTTGGGTTATAAAAAAAAGTTTTTATCACACGTTTCTCCTTTGGCCCGATTTTAGAAACAGTAATTTATTTATTTTAAATAAATCAAGCATAAAAATAGAAAAATAAAAAGTCAATACAAAAATTTAAATTAAAACAAACAAAATAATGGTTCTAAAAGATTTTTATTTTTTTGAATTTTCATGAGGAGTTCCCCCGAAGCGCCGGGGAGGAGGAGGGAAGGGAGGTTAAAACTTTTTTCCCGGCGGCTTTGAAATCTTCGCCGCGAGAACGCCGGCGGCCAGGCCGAAGAGATGGCCTTCCCAGGAAACGCCGGAAAGGGCGGGGGAGAGCCCCCAGAGAAGGCCGCCGTAAGACGCCGCCGCGACAAGCGCCGTGACGGCGGCGGAGAGCCTGCGTTTGAAAATGCCGCCGGCGGTCAGATAACCGAAGTATCCGAAGACCAGGCCGCTGGCGCCGATGTGAATGGCGGGTCTGCCCGCGAGCCAGAGCGCGGCGCCGCCGGCCAGTATGACAAACGCCGTGGTTTCCACGAAGGCCCTGCTTCCGTTTTTTCCTTCCGACACAATAATCAGGGCGCCCAGGAAGGCCAGGGGGGGCGTGTTTAAAAGAAGATGCCCCACGCCGCCGTGGAGGAAGGGGGACAGGGGGATGCCGGCGAGCCCCGAAAGCGTCCGGGGAAGAATGCCCCATTGCGAAAGGGCCCGGCCGGAGAGCAGGTTGACGGCCTCGAAAAGCCACAGGGCCGCGATCAGATAAAAAAGGACTTTAAATCGCCGGGAAAAGGCGTTTTTCATACTTGTCAGACCATTTTTTCCGCCACAATCTCGGCGATGTCCCGGATTTGGATGTCGTCTTCTTTGCCCATTTCCTTCATGCCGTCTTCCAGCATGGTCATGCAGAAGGGGCAGGCCGCCGCCGCGTGATCGGCGCCTGAGGCCGCGATTTCTTCGGCGCGCGCCAGGTTGATCCGCTTGCCGATGGACTCCTCCATCCACATCCTTGCCCCGCCGGCGCCGCAACAGAAGCTTTCTTTCCCATGCCGGGGAAGCTCCAGAAGCCCGTCTTGCGCCATGTCGCGCACAAGGGATCGCGGCGGCTCATAGACCGACTGGTAGCGGCCCAGGTAGCAGGGATCGTGGTAGGTCCAGGACCCTTCCAGGGAGCGCTCCAGCGAGATTCGGCCGGTTTTCGCCAGATCGTGGATGAGGCTGGAATGGTGGACGACCTCATAGCGTCCGCCCAGCTGGGGGTAGTCATGCTTCAAGGCGTTGAGGCA
Coding sequences:
- a CDS encoding Rhomboid family intramembrane serine protease, whose product is MKNAFSRRFKVLFYLIAALWLFEAVNLLSGRALSQWGILPRTLSGLAGIPLSPFLHGGVGHLLLNTPPLAFLGALIIVSEGKNGSRAFVETTAFVILAGGAALWLAGRPAIHIGASGLVFGYFGYLTAGGIFKRRLSAAVTALVAAASYGGLLWGLSPALSGVSWEGHLFGLAAGVLAAKISKPPGKKF